A single region of the Acetivibrio cellulolyticus CD2 genome encodes:
- a CDS encoding polysaccharide deacetylase family protein, whose translation MKLYTIKINAMYKYALLVIAGLTILTGIFLSKEEMAEVFEQKRDLPIYSVECNQKRASITFDCAWEANDIPEIINTLREQNVRASFFLVGNWAEKYPDAVKMLSENGHDVANHSYAHLRMGAIDNSTIRSEIAKCDDVIKKITGKKPDLFRAPYGDYNNSVVRIAREYNEYTIQWDVDSLDWKPGITSEEIHNRVLKKVNNGSIILFHNDTPHTAKLLPSIITSLKSQGFELVPVSELILKENYEINDEGRQIKKE comes from the coding sequence ATGAAATTATACACTATAAAAATAAACGCCATGTATAAGTATGCATTATTAGTGATTGCAGGACTTACCATACTTACTGGCATTTTTTTATCAAAAGAAGAAATGGCAGAGGTATTTGAGCAGAAACGTGACCTGCCAATATACTCTGTAGAGTGTAATCAAAAGAGAGCTTCTATTACATTTGATTGTGCTTGGGAGGCTAATGATATACCGGAAATCATAAATACTTTGAGGGAGCAGAATGTCAGGGCAAGTTTCTTCTTAGTAGGTAATTGGGCGGAAAAATATCCTGATGCAGTAAAAATGTTATCGGAGAACGGGCATGATGTTGCCAATCATTCATATGCGCATTTACGTATGGGAGCAATTGACAATAGTACAATCAGATCTGAGATAGCCAAATGTGATGATGTGATAAAGAAAATTACCGGGAAGAAACCTGATCTTTTCAGAGCACCTTATGGCGACTATAACAATAGTGTTGTAAGGATAGCTAGGGAGTATAATGAGTATACGATACAATGGGATGTGGATTCCCTTGATTGGAAACCTGGCATAACCTCTGAGGAAATACATAACAGAGTTTTAAAGAAGGTAAATAATGGCTCGATTATTTTGTTTCATAATGACACTCCACATACAGCGAAGCTTTTGCCATCAATTATTACATCACTAAAAAGTCAAGGCTTTGAGCTTGTTCCTGTATCTGAATTAATTTTGAAGGAGAATTATGAGATCAATGATGAAGGAAGGCAGATAAAGAAGGAATAA
- a CDS encoding Mur ligase family protein has protein sequence MFYIKNQKKVHYKITIITRNGVKQVLIAGIISQSNKESTADLINSIFSASKKRFSFVDSKSLTNLDSKRFKAYLSELLKNNTDILILKVNIFDLDKEIFDYLKFDIIIFTDKSDDFKESISDAYKESMRKAFSLLDEKGIAIVNADDNELSNFLNGIKHYIITYGFNLKASITTSSVGDLVAKNNIMCCLQRTVFARNGNVIEPQEFIVKTQPDMYDPYNVLAAATFALVNGVDLNSLNN, from the coding sequence ATGTTTTACATAAAAAATCAAAAAAAAGTACATTATAAAATTACAATTATCACAAGAAATGGGGTTAAACAAGTGCTAATAGCTGGCATTATTAGTCAAAGTAATAAGGAAAGCACAGCCGATCTCATTAATTCAATCTTTTCTGCCTCAAAAAAGAGGTTTAGTTTTGTGGATTCGAAAAGTTTGACAAATCTTGACAGTAAGAGATTCAAAGCATATTTGTCCGAGCTATTGAAGAATAATACGGATATTTTAATACTGAAGGTAAATATCTTTGATCTCGATAAAGAAATTTTTGATTACTTGAAATTTGATATAATAATTTTCACTGATAAATCCGATGATTTTAAAGAGTCTATTTCTGATGCTTATAAGGAATCAATGAGAAAAGCATTCTCACTTTTAGATGAAAAAGGCATTGCAATAGTCAATGCTGATGACAACGAACTTTCTAATTTTCTAAATGGAATCAAGCATTATATCATAACATATGGCTTTAACCTTAAGGCCAGTATAACCACATCAAGCGTAGGCGATCTAGTAGCAAAAAACAATATAATGTGCTGTTTGCAGCGGACTGTGTTTGCAAGAAACGGAAACGTAATTGAACCACAGGAATTTATAGTTAAAACTCAACCTGACATGTATGATCCGTATAATGTTTTAGCTGCAGCTACATTTGCTCTGGTAAATGGTGTAGATTTAAATTCACTGAACAATTAG
- a CDS encoding NusG domain II-containing protein, with the protein MSMNMLKKGDIILVAIVIAIIAISFGGISIYKSGGKNTHKVAVIKVNDRVIEEIDLDTVTEPRKIEIPGYYNEVVLVEKGRIRFEEAQCPDKLCVKTGWLSERGDMAACIPNSALIKIEGQSEKVDVVTY; encoded by the coding sequence ATGAGTATGAATATGTTGAAAAAAGGTGATATCATACTTGTAGCTATTGTTATAGCTATTATAGCTATTTCGTTTGGCGGTATATCAATATATAAAAGCGGTGGGAAGAATACGCATAAGGTTGCGGTTATTAAGGTTAATGACAGAGTAATTGAGGAGATTGATCTAGACACTGTTACAGAGCCCAGGAAGATTGAAATTCCAGGATACTATAATGAGGTAGTACTTGTGGAAAAAGGTCGGATAAGATTTGAGGAGGCTCAATGTCCTGATAAGTTATGTGTAAAGACTGGATGGTTATCGGAAAGAGGAGATATGGCAGCATGCATTCCAAACAGTGCCTTAATTAAAATTGAGGGTCAATCGGAAAAGGTAGATGTCGTAACATATTAG
- a CDS encoding endonuclease III domain-containing protein, protein MDSEKIADQLLEIYGLLFEKFGDQHWWPAKTQFEVIVGAVLTQFISWSNVVKAIDNLKKSNLLDAGKLYECDIEIIKELIKPAGFFNRKAVILKSVVAFVVEEFEGNLDKMFKTPLGVLREMLLKVRGIGPETADSILLYAGYKKIFVVDAYTVRIFSRLGFIKNDEKYHDVQAFFMKHLPEEVDLYNQFHALIVKLGSDCCSGKKPKCASCVLKSRCNETGSHNEC, encoded by the coding sequence TTGGACAGTGAGAAAATAGCAGATCAACTGCTTGAGATATATGGGTTGCTCTTTGAAAAATTTGGAGATCAGCACTGGTGGCCAGCAAAAACACAGTTTGAAGTAATTGTGGGTGCGGTGTTAACTCAGTTTATATCTTGGAGTAATGTTGTTAAAGCAATAGATAACCTTAAGAAAAGTAATTTGTTGGATGCCGGTAAACTATATGAGTGTGACATAGAGATAATCAAGGAATTAATAAAGCCTGCAGGATTTTTCAACAGAAAAGCTGTAATACTTAAGTCAGTTGTAGCCTTCGTGGTAGAAGAGTTTGAAGGAAACCTCGACAAGATGTTTAAAACCCCGCTTGGCGTTTTAAGAGAAATGCTTTTAAAGGTCAGAGGTATAGGTCCGGAGACTGCGGATTCAATATTATTATATGCAGGGTATAAAAAGATATTTGTTGTGGATGCCTATACCGTAAGGATATTCTCGCGATTAGGTTTTATCAAAAATGATGAGAAGTACCATGACGTCCAAGCGTTCTTTATGAAGCACCTGCCTGAGGAAGTTGATTTGTATAATCAGTTTCATGCCCTTATAGTAAAGCTTGGAAGCGATTGTTGTTCCGGCAAAAAACCAAAATGTGCTTCTTGTGTTTTAAAAAGTCGGTGTAATGAAACAGGAAGTCATAATGAATGCTGA
- a CDS encoding Gx transporter family protein, with product MGAWVNNTKRIVILGLMVAQALVLSIIESWIPVLVPVPGVKLGLANIITLVVIIFFDLKDALAVVLLRCVLSSIFGGGLTGFLFSIAGGLLSAIVMYFLYKRGSKVFSIIGISIAGAVCHNLGQVVIASFVMKDIVVYTILPVLLISGVIMGLFVGLCSNFLEKALRNTKIFT from the coding sequence ATGGGAGCATGGGTGAATAATACAAAGCGTATTGTGATATTGGGGTTGATGGTGGCTCAAGCATTAGTTCTTTCAATAATTGAATCCTGGATTCCGGTTCTTGTGCCAGTACCTGGTGTAAAGTTGGGGTTGGCAAATATAATTACCCTTGTAGTGATTATATTTTTCGATCTAAAGGATGCTCTAGCAGTAGTCCTGCTCAGGTGTGTACTATCATCAATCTTTGGAGGAGGGCTGACAGGTTTCCTTTTTAGTATAGCAGGAGGGCTGCTAAGTGCAATTGTAATGTATTTCTTATACAAGAGGGGTTCTAAGGTATTTAGTATTATAGGTATAAGTATTGCAGGGGCAGTTTGTCATAATCTTGGGCAGGTAGTTATTGCAAGCTTTGTGATGAAAGATATAGTGGTTTATACAATTCTTCCGGTACTTCTTATATCAGGGGTTATTATGGGGCTTTTTGTAGGACTTTGCAGCAACTTTTTGGAAAAGGCTTTAAGAAATACGAAAATATTTACTTAG
- a CDS encoding single-stranded DNA-binding protein, which translates to MVGNIIENNMVTISGKIATEAEFSHEVYGEGFYSFSLEVPRLSDSYDKISVTVSERLISRECLEIGKFIEVEGQFRSYNNFNGNTEGSKLILTVFAREINFLEDERKIKNPNQIYLNGFICKKPVYRTTPFGREITDILLAVNRPYNKSDYIPCISWGRNARYSSNLEIGDNIKVWGRIQSREYQKKLENGEVMTKVAYEVSVSKMEICSEEQSKDENENENEQENTTDEP; encoded by the coding sequence ATGGTCGGAAACATCATTGAGAACAACATGGTGACCATTTCCGGTAAGATAGCAACTGAAGCAGAATTTAGCCATGAGGTATACGGTGAAGGGTTTTACTCTTTTTCGCTCGAAGTGCCCAGACTAAGTGATAGTTACGATAAAATAAGCGTGACTGTTTCAGAGCGTTTGATTTCCAGAGAGTGTTTAGAGATTGGTAAGTTTATTGAGGTTGAAGGGCAATTCCGGTCATATAATAATTTCAACGGTAATACGGAAGGAAGTAAACTTATTTTGACGGTTTTTGCCAGGGAAATCAATTTTCTTGAGGATGAAAGGAAAATAAAGAATCCCAATCAGATATATCTTAACGGCTTTATCTGCAAAAAGCCTGTATATCGAACAACTCCTTTTGGAAGGGAAATAACTGATATATTGTTGGCAGTAAACAGGCCTTACAATAAATCAGATTATATTCCATGTATATCGTGGGGGAGAAATGCAAGATATTCATCAAACCTGGAGATCGGCGACAATATAAAAGTTTGGGGAAGGATTCAAAGCAGAGAATACCAGAAGAAGCTGGAAAATGGCGAAGTGATGACAAAGGTGGCTTATGAGGTTTCGGTTTCCAAGATGGAAATCTGCTCTGAAGAGCAAAGTAAGGATGAAAATGAAAATGAAAATGAGCAAGAGAATACTACTGATGAACCTTAA
- a CDS encoding FAD:protein FMN transferase, whose protein sequence is MRKNWLIILIMFAAISMTACGSSKSAPYEITDFAMGTVITQRIYNKNGEEIGKQVMDRIKKIESDMTITKAGGEINKLNNASGTDFVKLNEDAIFVLEKAKEFSEIGQGAFDVTVGPLVKEWGIFMDNPSVPAKERINSLLSLVDYRSITIDKNRSMAKLEKSGQIVDLGGIAKGFAADEAMEIYWEQSVESAFISLGGNVVTLGGKPDGSPWKVGIRNPRGPEGSYIGIVGVKDKAVVSSGDYERYFEKDGVRYHHILDPKTGYPANSGLIGTTIISDFSIDADALSTATFVLGLEKGMDLIEKLDGVEAVFVTSDKKVYITEGLKDIFEFEDESNEYEYVEKR, encoded by the coding sequence ATGAGAAAAAACTGGTTAATTATATTAATTATGTTTGCGGCAATATCCATGACAGCATGTGGCAGTTCTAAATCTGCTCCATATGAAATTACAGACTTTGCTATGGGAACTGTAATTACGCAGAGGATCTATAATAAGAATGGAGAAGAAATCGGTAAGCAGGTAATGGATAGAATCAAAAAAATTGAAAGCGATATGACTATAACTAAAGCAGGAGGGGAAATAAACAAGCTCAATAACGCTTCGGGAACAGACTTTGTAAAATTGAACGAAGATGCCATATTTGTACTTGAGAAGGCTAAAGAGTTTTCTGAAATAGGACAGGGAGCTTTCGATGTGACAGTAGGGCCGCTTGTTAAGGAATGGGGGATATTTATGGATAACCCTTCTGTGCCTGCTAAGGAGAGGATAAATAGCTTGTTGAGCCTTGTTGATTATAGAAGTATTACAATTGATAAGAACAGATCTATGGCAAAGCTTGAGAAATCTGGCCAAATAGTTGATTTGGGTGGAATTGCGAAAGGTTTTGCGGCCGATGAGGCAATGGAAATATATTGGGAACAGAGTGTTGAATCGGCTTTTATAAGCCTTGGAGGGAATGTTGTTACATTGGGAGGTAAACCTGATGGAAGTCCATGGAAAGTAGGGATAAGAAATCCTAGGGGGCCTGAGGGTTCTTATATTGGAATTGTAGGTGTAAAAGATAAAGCTGTAGTTAGCTCCGGAGATTATGAACGATATTTTGAAAAGGATGGTGTGAGATACCACCATATTCTTGACCCGAAAACAGGTTACCCTGCTAATTCAGGACTTATAGGTACTACAATAATCTCGGACTTTTCGATTGATGCAGATGCGTTATCAACTGCTACATTTGTTTTAGGGCTGGAAAAGGGTATGGACTTGATTGAAAAGCTTGATGGTGTAGAGGCCGTTTTTGTAACAAGCGATAAAAAGGTTTATATAACTGAAGGACTAAAGGATATATTCGAATTTGAGGATGAGAGCAATGAGTATGAATATGTTGAAAAAAGGTGA